GAAGGCAGTTCATTTCTTTTATCGGAACGGCCAAAACCCAAACGATCATAGGAAATCACTTCTCTACCCGTTACTTCACACAAACGAAGCGGAAAATCTCTCCATATTTCGGTGCATCCCAAGGAGTCATGCAAAAGAATTAGCGGAGCTTTATTTACAAGTCCCGGCTTCCAACGTTTTACATACACCTTTCCACCGGGAACATTCACAAAATTTTCTAAAATTTCAGTTGCTGGCTTCATTCTCTTATCAAAACTAAGTTTGACTCCAAAATTCAAGAGGCGGCATCACGGCGTTTTTATAGAGTTCAAACCAATGCTTGCGGTATTCCGGCGTGTACATATTTAAATAGGCCATGATTTCTCGCGTGAATTCAATAGGAGCAACTCCTGCGGCCGTAATAAGATTTTTATCTGTTACAGCAAGACTCTTAAGATAAAACTTTTCACCGCCATAAGATGGTACGATTTGCTTAAGCATATCCAAATCATTGCTTGTGTGGGGACGGTTATTCAAAAGGCCCGCGCGAGCGATTGCCACCGTTGCACCACAAATCGCAGCAACAAGAACTCCTTTTGATAGAAGAGCACTTGCAAGTTCAATCGCATTTTGATTTTGATTTGCGTCCATCCAACTGTCACTGCCAATGAGAATTAGGCCTTCAATAGTGTCCGGTGCTACTTCAGAAAGCGCCCTTTCAGGAACAATTGTCATTCCGCCAATACTTGAAATACTTTCACCTGTTGATGATGCGATAATAATTTTTTTCTTAGCCTGCCGAAGTTCAGGCAAAAGAAAAGCACCTTCCCAATCAGCAAATCCCTCTGGCAAATAGACAACCAATGATTTTTCCATCACGTCTCCAATAATTAGATTCAACCACTGAAATATTTGAATGACATCAAGAAAAAAAAATCAGTTTGTGTATTTTTACGTCTCAAAAACGCACAAAGTCACATTTTTCTGTATAAAAATTTGCACCGTCTCATCAAAGTCCCTATGGTGAATCTATGACTCAATCTCCAAGCATTCCCTTCGGGAAATCAGATTTATTGTCGTTAGGTGTGGAGGTGGAACTGCAAATCATTCACCCAGAAACTCGCAATCTCCACCCGATTTCACCAGATATTCTTCAGGAATGGTCTTTACCTGGACCTCACTTAAAGCCTGAAATATTTCAAAGTATGCTTGAAATCGACACACCTATTTGTAAATCCGCGCAAGAAGTAGAAGATGAACTTCTGCTTACAGGCCGTGAGCTTCTTCGTATCTGCAAGAAGAATGGCGCACGCTTAGCCTCGAATGGCACGCACCCGTTCGCTCGGTGGCATAACAGAATTTTTTATCCCGCTGAACGCTATCAATATTTGGTTGAGCGCAACCAGCATATCGCGCGTCGCTTGATGATCTACGGATTGCACGTTCATCTTGGAATGAAAAGTGGCGAACATTGCATCGAGATGATGAATGAGTTTCTTTACTATTTGCCGCACCTTTTGGCTTTGTCTGCAAGTTCTCCGTATTGGACGGGACACGATACGGGGCTTTGTTCTTCACGCATCACCGTTTTTGAAGCGCATCCTTCCGGAGGACATCCTTGTCGTGTAGAAAACTGGAAGGACTTTGAAAATATCGTTTATAAGCTGACAAAAAGCAATTCCATTGGCAGCGTCAAAGATATTTGGTGGGATATGCGTCCCAGCCCCAACTATGGAACTTTGGAAATTAGAATTTGTGATGGAGTTCCAGGAATTCGCAGAACCTCTCGACTTGTAGCTTTTATCCATCTTTTGGCTCGACACATTCAACGCCGTCTAGAGCAAGGAATACGCAGACCCATTCCCTCCGACTGGATGATCCGTGAAAACAAATGGCGCGCTTCCCGTCATGGCCTTGATGCCGAGATTCTTTTAGATAACGACGCCAATACCAAACCTGTCCTTCAAGACATTGAAGACCTGCTTTCAGAGATGAAAGAAGATATTTCCCAGCTTGGCTACACGGAATATATGAAGGACTTGCTTGAAATAGATATTAAAAACCCAAGCTATCAACAACAGCGTGACGTCTTTACAAAAAGAGAATCTTTCGAAGACGTCGTGGATTTTCTCTGCGACGGTTTTGAAAAAGATCTGGAAGTGGTTTAAGACTGATCATGCCAGCGCAAAATTCGTCTTGATCTCATTTTGAGACAAGGCAAATTAAGTCAAAGCGGATATATAAAATCTGAGAGCCTTTCGCTAGGCATTTCTTTTGAAATAAAAATCCGCATGAGAACTTCTCTGTCGGTTTTGCTATTTTCATTATTCATCACGATAAACACTTTTGCAGCGGAATCCGTTCGTCTTTTTGAATGGTCTCCAGGAAATACACTGGCTCCCCTTATCATTCCAGTCAGAAGCAATGAAACCCCTCCTGAAGCCGCGCAAAGATATTTGCGGGAGCTTTCTAAAAATCCGGACCTTATGGAACTCTTTGAGGGTCGCACTCCAGATCTGCGCTTAGAAGGTTTTAAACCCTTAGAGACGAACTCCCGTGAAACCCGCGCATTGATGATTGCAAATCTTCCCAAAGACTATACGAAGAATTCCCAACGTGTGGTGAACTTTAAAAAACTTTTTAAACAAGCCAAACACACGTCTTACATTCTACCTATCAATGCAAACTTGGGCCTTACGCAAACTGAAACCCGTGAACTCTTCCAGCAGGTGGCGGAAAAATTTCCTTTGATGGTTGCGATGGGCGGCGATGACGTGGACCCTCGTCTTTATAAACAAGAAAATTTCCATGCTCGCAATATTACGACGGCTCGCGATCAGTTTGAAATCGCCCTTATCAAGTCTTATGTTTCACAAGAAAAAGGATTTTTATTGGGAGTCTGCCGGGGATCGCAAATTTCTTCTGTGGCCTTAGGATACCAATTGATTCAAGACGTCCATTTCCACGTCGGCTCAGAGGTCGCGCATGCGAACGATTGGCATGACGTTGAAATTAAAGATACAAAATATAATATTCTAAAGTCTCTTGCGGATTCTTCGGGAAAAATGCACGTCAATTCTCTTCATCACCAATCCGTGATCTTTAAAGAAGGCGGCCCGCTTCAGATCGCGGCGCGCAGTCACGACGGTGTCACCGAAGCCACGGAGTTTAAAAACGGACGCGGTCTTTTATTGCAATTCCATCCGGAACTCATGAACAACGAACTGGGCGCAAAAATCCTCTGGAACGTTGTCCAACAAAAAAACCGTGTCATGCCTCGAAGCTGCTCCAAGGTTTTTTAACAATTACCATTGCGTCTTATTGCAGGTGTTCTAACATATAACTATGATTGAACAAACTTTCCTGCATCAAAAAGCGTATGCCCTTCAACTTCGCAAAGAGTCCATCGACATTCGCTTTGAACATCTTGATTCCCTAGAAAAGATGATCGAAAAAAATATCGCGGAAATTACATCGGCCCTAGCGCAGGATTTTAAAAAACCAGAAGCAGAAACGCTGATCACCGAAGTCTTTCCAGTCTTGCACGAGATTCGTCACATAAAAAAGCACCTAAAAAAATGGGCGCGACCTGAAAAAGTCAGAACTCCGCTTTTACTGACAGGAACCAAAAATCAAATCTATCGCGAACCACGCGGCGTTTGTTTAATCATCGGTCCTTGGAATTATCCCTTTCAGTTGCTGATGTCTCCCTTGGTCGCAGCGATCGCCGCAGGCAACTGCGTGTTTTTAAAACCTTCTGAATTCACACCGAATACAAGCCGCCTTGTTGCAAAACTTATTAAAGAAACATTTTCAGAAGAGCATATCACTGTGGTTGAAGGAGGCCCTGAAAAAACACAAGACCTTCTTCTGCTTCCTTTTGACCATATTTTCTTTACTGGAAGCACCCGGGTGGGAAAGATCATCATGGAGGCCGCGAGCAAACATCTTAGCAGCGTCACTCTGGAATTAGGTGGTAAATCACCCACTATCGTTGATTCCTCTGCAAACCTTCAAGACGCCGCTGAAAAAATCGCATGGGGAAAGTTTGTCAATGCGGCTCAAACATGTGTCGCCCCCGATTATCTTTTGGTTCAACAAAGCGTTCTCAACGAATTTAAGCGAGAGCTTATCGCCAAGATTGATAGTTTTTACGGGAAATCTGCTTTAGAAAAGAAAAACTCTCCGGATCTTGCGCGCATTATTTCTGGCAAACACACCGAAAGACTCAAGCATTTGATTGATGATGCCATCGCCACCAATGCCGAAGTGGTCTACGGAGGAGAGGTAGATCTTGCCACTCACTATGTCGCTCCAACCCTGATAGAAAAAGTAGACCCGCATAGCGCTTTGATGAAAGAGGAAATTTTTGGCCCTATTCTTCCGATAGTTACCTACAACGAAATTTCTGAAGCCATTCACTTTATCAATGAACGTCCCAAACCGTTGGCGCTGTATATTTACTCTCATAGCGAAATGAATATTCAAGATGTTCTCAAACAGACAACGGCCGGCGGAGTTTGTGTTAACGACTCTGTCATCCACTTTAGCAACCCTCACCTTCCCTTTGGCGGCGTCGGTGAAAGCGGTCTTGGCAGTTATCATGGGGTTTATGGATTTAAGGCCTTCTCTCACGAGAAAGCGGTTCTTCGTCAATCATGGCTGGGGAAAATGCTGCGATTGATTTATCCACCTTACACCGCGAAGAAATTAAATCTTTTCAAGACGATGCTGCGCTGGAAATTATTCTAATAAAAGAATTTTTTCCCGATCACCGACAATCCAAAGAACATCCCCTTTTTGCAGAGTTTCGCTGGAATCGGGATTTAGAATACGCTGCCCTTCGCGCTCAATGCCAACGACCAAGCCGTGAGTGGCTTCACGCAATCCACAATCGCGAATGCTTTTATTTAAGTACGGGGACTTTTCGCTTAAAAGATATTGTTCAAGACTGTATTCAGAATCCGATTCAGGAAAAACCGCGGCTTCGTCATCAGATTCAATAAAAAGCTTAAAACCAATCAACTGTTCATCGGTTCCAATGACGTGCACTTGATCGTGGGGCATGAGGGATTCGTTTCTTCCCGGAGCTGTGATACGGCGACGGCCCCGCTCAATCAAAGCAATCGTAACGCCAAATTTTTCTCTGATCGAAAGCATATGCAAAGGGACACCAACAAAGGGTGCTTCCGAAGGAATCGTGAATTCCGTAATATGCGCGTCCCAAGGAGCCAAAGCGCGATTGCTTTTTCTCGCATGTTTCTTTTGAACGTCATCGTGAAGATTTGAGAGGAATCTATTTTCAAACCATTGATAGACGTTGCGCAGTTTTTGCGAGAGTACGTAACCGACAACAACAACCATCCACAATGTGATACCAATCGCCCACCCCAACGGAACGAATTGCGCAACCATGGCCCCTAAAAGCCCCACAGCCAGCATGATTCGTGACACTAGGAAAACGTAGTTGTGACTGCCTTTTCCTTGCTCCATCAAAAGAATTTCAAACTGCTTTGTTCTTCCGAAAGCCAAGGCCCACAAAAACGGCGCACTTAAAAACAATGTCGCACTTAAAGAAATAAATTTCGCTGGTCCCTCTTCAACTTGTCGTTCAAGCAAAAACGGTAAAAACACCCGAGCCATTAACAAAAAGATCGCAACAACAACGACAGAGTTTAAAAGCACTTTTAAAATGTAGGCGCGAACCTGTTCTTTCCATTCTTTATTTCCCGACATCGAAAAAGAAATCACGCTGTAACTATCCAAAGCGGAAACTACTTTGGCCGGTAAAACTTTTTCTATAAGTCCGTAAACTTTTTCTGAAGCTCGCAACATATAAGGAGTCGTAAAGGCTGTGACAACAGAAACCGCGACTGCCATGGGATACATTTTTTCGCTGATAACCTTAAGGTTCAAACCCAATGTTGCAATGATGAATGAGAACTCACCAATCTGCGCAAGAGCCATTCCCGACTGCA
This region of Bdellovibrio sp. BCCA genomic DNA includes:
- a CDS encoding type 1 glutamine amidotransferase family protein; this translates as MEKSLVVYLPEGFADWEGAFLLPELRQAKKKIIIASSTGESISSIGGMTIVPERALSEVAPDTIEGLILIGSDSWMDANQNQNAIELASALLSKGVLVAAICGATVAIARAGLLNNRPHTSNDLDMLKQIVPSYGGEKFYLKSLAVTDKNLITAAGVAPIEFTREIMAYLNMYTPEYRKHWFELYKNAVMPPLEFWSQT
- a CDS encoding carboxylate-amine ligase; the encoded protein is MTQSPSIPFGKSDLLSLGVEVELQIIHPETRNLHPISPDILQEWSLPGPHLKPEIFQSMLEIDTPICKSAQEVEDELLLTGRELLRICKKNGARLASNGTHPFARWHNRIFYPAERYQYLVERNQHIARRLMIYGLHVHLGMKSGEHCIEMMNEFLYYLPHLLALSASSPYWTGHDTGLCSSRITVFEAHPSGGHPCRVENWKDFENIVYKLTKSNSIGSVKDIWWDMRPSPNYGTLEIRICDGVPGIRRTSRLVAFIHLLARHIQRRLEQGIRRPIPSDWMIRENKWRASRHGLDAEILLDNDANTKPVLQDIEDLLSEMKEDISQLGYTEYMKDLLEIDIKNPSYQQQRDVFTKRESFEDVVDFLCDGFEKDLEVV
- a CDS encoding gamma-glutamyl-gamma-aminobutyrate hydrolase family protein encodes the protein MRTSLSVLLFSLFITINTFAAESVRLFEWSPGNTLAPLIIPVRSNETPPEAAQRYLRELSKNPDLMELFEGRTPDLRLEGFKPLETNSRETRALMIANLPKDYTKNSQRVVNFKKLFKQAKHTSYILPINANLGLTQTETRELFQQVAEKFPLMVAMGGDDVDPRLYKQENFHARNITTARDQFEIALIKSYVSQEKGFLLGVCRGSQISSVALGYQLIQDVHFHVGSEVAHANDWHDVEIKDTKYNILKSLADSSGKMHVNSLHHQSVIFKEGGPLQIAARSHDGVTEATEFKNGRGLLLQFHPELMNNELGAKILWNVVQQKNRVMPRSCSKVF
- a CDS encoding aldehyde dehydrogenase family protein — protein: MIEQTFLHQKAYALQLRKESIDIRFEHLDSLEKMIEKNIAEITSALAQDFKKPEAETLITEVFPVLHEIRHIKKHLKKWARPEKVRTPLLLTGTKNQIYREPRGVCLIIGPWNYPFQLLMSPLVAAIAAGNCVFLKPSEFTPNTSRLVAKLIKETFSEEHITVVEGGPEKTQDLLLLPFDHIFFTGSTRVGKIIMEAASKHLSSVTLELGGKSPTIVDSSANLQDAAEKIAWGKFVNAAQTCVAPDYLLVQQSVLNEFKRELIAKIDSFYGKSALEKKNSPDLARIISGKHTERLKHLIDDAIATNAEVVYGGEVDLATHYVAPTLIEKVDPHSALMKEEIFGPILPIVTYNEISEAIHFINERPKPLALYIYSHSEMNIQDVLKQTTAGGVCVNDSVIHFSNPHLPFGGVGESGLGSYHGVYGFKAFSHEKAVLRQSWLGKMLRLIYPPYTAKKLNLFKTMLRWKLF
- a CDS encoding cation:proton antiporter domain-containing protein — encoded protein: MHNLPSMISDLALILGTAGLVTLLFKKLNQPIVLGYLVAGFLVGPKTSIFPTVVSGESINLWAEIGVIFLLFALGLEFSFKRLFRVGGTASFTAILEISLMIVFGYVTGRLLGWSTMDSLFLGGILSISSTSIIIRTIEELGFKNLKFVSMVFGVLVIEDLVAVLLMVLLTTVALTRDFAGSEMLSAIVKLSFFLAIWFVAGIFMLPSFLKRAQKLLTEETVLVVAVGLCLLMVVFATTVGFSSALGAFIMGSILAETIEGERIHHLVAPIKNLFSAVFFISVGMLIDPHVIALYWREVLLLSAVVIVGKTFSVTLGSVLAGQTLKSSVQSGMALAQIGEFSFIIATLGLNLKVISEKMYPMAVAVSVVTAFTTPYMLRASEKVYGLIEKVLPAKVVSALDSYSVISFSMSGNKEWKEQVRAYILKVLLNSVVVVAIFLLMARVFLPFLLERQVEEGPAKFISLSATLFLSAPFLWALAFGRTKQFEILLMEQGKGSHNYVFLVSRIMLAVGLLGAMVAQFVPLGWAIGITLWMVVVVGYVLSQKLRNVYQWFENRFLSNLHDDVQKKHARKSNRALAPWDAHITEFTIPSEAPFVGVPLHMLSIREKFGVTIALIERGRRRITAPGRNESLMPHDQVHVIGTDEQLIGFKLFIESDDEAAVFPESDSEYSLEQYLLSEKSPYLNKSIRDCGLREATHGLVVGIEREGQRILNPDSSETLQKGDVLWIVGDREKILLLE